The Synchiropus splendidus isolate RoL2022-P1 chromosome 1, RoL_Sspl_1.0, whole genome shotgun sequence genome includes a window with the following:
- the tjp2a gene encoding tight junction protein ZO-2a isoform X3: MKFKKFITIMQAAMGIVPLNKRELLPPGRKLWRPPGDQPGLDQTSTDLIKCGRRFCWSREAQYLYLRRLSSRSFSAIMMNPVMEETVWEQYTVTLQRDPKMGFGIAVSGGRDNPNEDSGETSIMVSDVLQGGPADGLLFENDRVVQVNAIPMEGVIHSFAVQTLRKCGKVAKITVKRPRKVPVNLLNRPASPDDRVFNNDYNDDYNYDQDRRSVYSGGREHSLERERGGGGYMDSGYQTRERDYDRDYDQRERGRSRERDLSPDRDYRRDGSRGRTLDREHSPEHHRSNNALDRDYSPDRRYRRDHVPDRSPDRRYRSERTLNREYSPDRRYRSERALDRANSPDLRYRRDSHSPGRSHGRDHSFERGREHEARKYDEPIKRSGSRDRLDYSPTPADMPIPLPRPARDLEPLEKPLNVLLLKNRPNEEYGLRLGSQLFIKEMTSTGLASRDGNLQEGDIILKINGTVTENLSLSDAGKLIEKSRGKLQLVVQRDRRQVLIRVPPMVDSDSELDDISEIESYRSYSPQDDRRGHHSDLSSHSSNERLREKPRREDAPNRLAKMGALPTPFRGADRAEETRPPQPEREEPRPETPPAVAVAPKVHAPPKVPLKPSLEDQEVYGPNTVMVRFQKGDSVGMRLAGGNDVGIFIAGVQEDSAAEQEGLRTGDQIMKVNNMDFRGMVREDAVLYLLEIPKGEDVTILAQSKPEVYQDILESGRGDNFFIRTHFEYEKEAPQSLPFTRGEIFKVTDTLYDGKLGNWLAIRTDRSNQLLEKGIIPNKSRAEQMANVQNAARAASGNDRGDFWRLRGQRAAKKKDLRKSREDLSAAPVTTRFPAYERVVLREAGFKRPVVIFGPISDAVNEKLASDLPGEFVIAKTEPKDAGSEKSSGVVRLNTIRQIIEQDTHALLDVTPKAVDTLNYTQWYPIVIFLNPDSKQGVKTMRNRLIPGSNRSARKLYEQAVKLRKTCSHLFTATIDLNSANDGWYGSVKDSIREQQERAVWVCEGKLDGSEEDLDLHDDRMSYLSAMSADYLSMDSRLTSDYDDTADEGGAYTDNELDETLDEMQPVSAISRSSEPVLPDEVRTQARTDSSRSYDSHSSSTISSIDAVAGSKPLPPPVAMKPNMRTLSQPSEEHSTNEEDDPANKSFLGKIKAFEKMDHLARAQRLLELQEAENARLEIAQKHPDIYAVPVKMQKPNLNRPQPIGSSANPEPQAPSRQQYSDARGHEDEEAEYRRQLQDQNKRGYYNPQKYKDTEL; this comes from the exons ATGAAGTTCAAGAAGTTCATCACCATCATGCAGGCTGCCATGGGGATTGTACCTCTCAACAAGCGAGAACTTCTCCCTCCTGGCAGGAAACTGTGGAGACCCCCGGG GGACCAGCCGGGCCTAGACCAGACCAGCACTGACCTGATCAAGTGTGGCCGCAGATTCTGCTGGTCCAGAGAAGCCCAGTACCTGTACCTCCGTCGCCTTTCTTCACGAAGCTTCTCGGCTATTATGATG AATCCAGTCATGGAGGAGACGGTGTGGGAGCAGTACACAGTGACCCTGCAGAGG GATCCTAAGATGGGCTTTGGTATCGCCGTGTCAGGAGGGCGGGACAATCCCAACGAGGACAGTGGTGAGACATCTATCATGGTGTCCGATGTCCTGCAGGGCGGACCAGCTGACGGATTGTTGTT TGAAAATGACAGAGTGGTGCAGGTGAATGCGATCCCCATGGAAGGAGTTATTCATTCGTTTGCCGTTCAGACCctcaggaaatgtggaaaagtTGCAAAGATT ACAGTCAAGAGGCCCAGAAAAGTCCCAGTGAATCTTCTGAACAGACCCGCATCTCCTGATGACCGGGTCTTCAACAATGACTACAATGATGACTACAACTATGACCAAGACAGGCGCAGCGTGTACAGTGGTGGACGGGAGCACAGCCTGGAGAGGGAGCGTGGAGGGGGCGGCTACATGGATTCTGGCTACCAAACAAGGGAACGCGATTATGACAGAGATTATGACCAGCGGGAAAGAGGAAGGAGCAGGGAGAGGGACTTGAGCCCAGACCGAGACTACAGGAGGGACGGCAGCAGGGGCCGAACTTTGGACCGGGAGCACAGCCCAGAGCATCACAGGAGCAATAATGCCTTGGACCGCGACTACAGCCCAGATCGCCGGTATCGCCGCGATCACGTGCCGGACCGCAGTCCAGATAGGCGTTACAGAAGTGAGCGTACCCTGAACCGAGAGTACAGCCCTGACAGGCGATACCGAAGCGAGCGAGCCTTGGACCGAGCCAACAGCCCAGACCTGAGATACAGACGTGACAGCCACAGTCCAGGacgcagtcacggcagagaccaCAGCTTTGAAAGAGGACGAGAACATGAAGCAAGGAAGTATGATGAACCCATCAAACGCAGCGGCAGCAGGGATCGCCTGGACTACTCGCCTACTCCTGCTGACATGCCCATTCCACTGCCACGACCGGCCCGTGATCTGGAGCCGCTCGAAAAACCTTTAAATGTACTGCTTCTTAAAAACAGGCCTAATGAAG AGTATGGCCTTCGTCTGGGGAGCCAGCTCTTCATTAAGGAGATGACCAGCACCGGACTGGCCAGCAGAGACGGAAACCTGCAGGAGGGTGACATTATACTCAAG ATAAACGGAACAGTGACTGAGAACTTGTCCCTCAGTGATGCTGGGAAACTGATTGAAAAGTCCCGAGGAAAACTGCAGTTGGTGGTGCAGAGAGACAGGCGGCAGGTTCTCATACGAGTCCCTCCGATGGTGGACAGTGACTCGGAGCTTGATG aCATCTCGGAGATTGAGTCTTACCGCTCCTACTCGCCCCAGGATGACCGGAGAGGGCATCACTCCGAcctctcctcccactcctccaaTGAGAGGCTCAGAGAGAAACCCAG AAGAGAGGATGCACCTAACAGGTTGGCTAAGATGGGGGCCCTTCCAACTCCCTTCAGAGGCGCAGACAGAGCAGAAGAGACGCGACCACCACAGCCGGAGAGAGAAGAGCCACGACCAGAAACACCCCCCG CCGTTGCTGTGGCTCCAAAGGTCCACGCCCCTCCCAAAGTTCCTCTGAAGCCCAGTCTGGAGGACCAGGAAGTGTATGG GCCAAACACAGTGATGGTTCGATTCCAGAAAGGCGACAGTGTGGGCATGAGGCTGGCTGGAGGAAATGATGTCGGCATCTTCATTGCTGGCGTTCAGGAAGACAGCGCCGCTGAGCAGGAGGGTCTCCGCACCGGAGATCAAATCATGAAAGTGAACAACATGGATTTCAGAGGGATGGTCCGAGAAGATGCCGTGCTCTACCTGCTGGAGATTCCCAAAGGAGAAGACGTGACCATCCTGGCTCAGAGCAAACCTGAAG tctatCAAGACATTTTGGAGTCCGGCAGAGGCGACAACTTCTTCATCAGGACCCATTTCGAGTACGAGAAGGAAGCCCCGCAGAGCCTTCCCTTCACCAGAGGAGAGATCTTCAAGGTCACTGACACCCTCTACGATGGGAAGCTCGGCAACTGGTTAGCAATCCGAACTGACAGAAGCAACCAGTTGTTGGAAAAAGGAATCATCCCAAACAAGAGCAG AGCAGAACAAATGGCCAACGTCCAGAACGCTGCTCGGGCGGCTTCAGGTAACGACAGAGGAGACTTCTGGAGGCTGCGAGGTCAAAGGGCAGCCAAGAAGAAAGATCTCCGCAAGAGTCGCGAGGACCTGAGCGCCGCTCCAGTCACCACCAGATTCCCAGCGTACGAGCGAGTGGTTCTACGTGAAG CCGGTTTCAAGAGACCTGTCGTCATTTTTGGGCCAATTTCTGATGCGGTGAATGAAAAGCTGGCCAGCGATCTGCCTGGCGAGTTTGTGATCGCCA AAACGGAACCCAAGGACGCAGGAAGTGAGAAGTCGTCTGGAGTGGTAAGACTGAACACCATACGGCAGATCATCGAACAG GACACCCACGCTCTGCTGGACGTCACCCCCAAAGCTGTGGACACCCTCAATTACACCCAGTGGTATCCCATCGTCATCTTCCTCAACCCGGACTCCAAACAGGGAGTGAAGACCATGAGGAACCGCCTGATCCCAGGTTCCAACCGCAGCGCCCGCAAACTCTACGAGCAGGCCGTCAAACTGCGGAAGACCTGCTCGCACCTTTTCACCG CTACTATCGACCTGAACTCGGCCAATGACGGTTGGTACGGCAGCGTGAAGGACTCGATTCGGGAGCAGCAGGAGCGAGCGGTGTGGGTGTGCGAGGGCAAG ctggacGGCTCCGAGGAGGACTTGGATCTGCACGACGACCGCATGTCCTACCTGTCTGCCATGAGCGCTGACTACCTGAGCATGGACAGCCGCCTGACCAGCGACTACGATGACACAGCCGACGAGGGCGGGGCTTACACGGACAACGAGCTGGACGAGACTCTGGACGAGATGCAGCCGGTGTCAGCCATCAGTCGCTCATCAGAACCAGTGCTGCCCGACGAG GTGCGGACTCAAGCGCGGACCGACTCCTCGCGCAGCTACGACTCCCACTCCAGCAGCACCATCAGCAGCATAGATGCAGTGGCGGGGAGCAAGCCGCTGCCCCCGCCAGTGGCCATGAAGCCCAACATGAGGACTCTGAGCCAGCCCTCAGAGGAGCACAGCACCAACGAGGAGGACGACCCTGCCAACAAGTCCTTCCTGGGCAAG